One window from the genome of Echinicola vietnamensis DSM 17526 encodes:
- a CDS encoding TonB-dependent receptor, protein MLLLAVASMEVSANVFSQTLTMDLNVQNESFESILKEIKKKSKYKVLYPSDLFEGLPNMSINVQNATLNTIFNKLIVPYGYSYVLRDKTIVFKKEGEAPPKETFQTAKDPIQVKGRVTDENGEGLPGANVLIKGTSKGTVTDVNGDYSLSVPSDAILEISFLGFVSKQVNVAGQEEINITLLPDVEALDEVVVIGYGSVKKSDLTGAVSTVDTENFDKIAGTSPLNAIQGRAAGVSISSGSGLPGSGFNVTVRGIGSINTGNGSGSSPIYVVDGVITNSIENINQNNIESISVLKDASASAIYGARAANGVILVTTKRGRVNVEPQITFNAYWGVSNESNLKHELLNADQFLELWTESYENSNIPLDWEQSDLAYYEGVDTNWKDLMLQQGGIQSYDVSVAGGSERSNYFVSANLVDQDGMVIGTGQKKYTFRINTDHKIRDWFKFGNSLNISSNKVLGDQTYYRKALTKVPLTRNKEEDGDWGIIHNPGLEHFFANPIWEAQNSSQEAIWKGLQGNLYITVSPVKNLEFTVRGSLNYSGKKQSDFVPGVPPEYGWGGTNVNTVYKESYENVYWSNDYLLKYKLDVKDHAFNFLLGYSREENSAETLSAQRTGTINNDIRYLDAGDPTSQINSNFFRDWALVSMFGRLNYSFKDKYLFTGTIRRDGTSRLTEDNRWGVFPSGSIAWKISEEAFLENSAVLEELKLRASYGSLGNVNSIGIYGTSATLTSERAVSNNQPALGYTMTSAVNRDVTWESANKANLGIDASVINGRFYGSIDYFIENTFDMLFAEPIPRSSGLSGFPVINGGNVRNKGFEVVLGARGGNSDWFYDVSFNLSKIKNEVTDLAGREEINLGSSRISYKHKVGAPAHSFFGYKSDGLIREESELDKYAGGSFPTKKVGDIALMDINGYDAEGNLTGEPDGVVNEADRTIIGSRYPEFFYGGVISGGYKNLSLSIQLQGSHGSDEYFGPGQSTDLFQLMTSFAQNEDVRLYDRYHPTKNPDGTFPLLNKNGSGGNEQFSDFWLENASYLRIQNITLSYDLPAALISKAQIDNLGVYFSVQNAHTFTKNHNPEVGNATATGSGLNAFVTGVPIPRTLTLGIKAAF, encoded by the coding sequence ATGTTGCTGTTAGCAGTCGCGAGTATGGAGGTTTCGGCCAATGTTTTTTCACAGACCTTGACCATGGACCTCAATGTCCAAAATGAATCCTTTGAGAGCATTCTCAAGGAAATCAAAAAAAAGAGTAAGTACAAAGTTTTGTACCCCAGTGATTTGTTTGAAGGGCTCCCCAATATGAGCATCAATGTTCAGAATGCCACCTTAAACACCATTTTTAACAAATTAATAGTTCCTTATGGCTATAGCTATGTTTTGAGGGATAAGACCATTGTTTTTAAAAAAGAAGGTGAAGCACCTCCAAAAGAAACTTTTCAGACAGCTAAGGATCCCATTCAGGTGAAAGGTCGCGTGACCGATGAAAACGGGGAAGGACTGCCGGGTGCGAATGTACTGATAAAAGGTACTTCCAAAGGTACAGTCACAGATGTAAATGGTGATTATAGTTTATCCGTTCCTTCTGATGCTATCTTGGAAATCAGCTTCTTGGGGTTTGTCAGCAAACAAGTAAATGTAGCAGGGCAGGAAGAAATTAATATTACCCTTTTGCCTGATGTTGAGGCTTTGGATGAAGTGGTGGTCATCGGTTATGGTAGTGTCAAAAAAAGTGACTTGACCGGAGCAGTGAGTACTGTGGATACCGAAAACTTTGATAAAATAGCGGGTACCTCGCCATTAAATGCCATTCAGGGTAGGGCCGCCGGTGTATCCATTTCAAGTGGATCAGGTCTGCCTGGATCTGGCTTTAATGTGACGGTCAGGGGAATCGGTTCGATCAATACCGGAAACGGGAGCGGTTCATCACCCATTTATGTAGTGGACGGTGTGATCACTAATAGTATAGAAAATATCAACCAAAATAATATTGAGTCAATTTCTGTACTAAAGGATGCCTCTGCTTCAGCCATCTATGGGGCCAGAGCGGCCAATGGCGTTATTTTGGTCACCACCAAAAGAGGAAGAGTAAATGTTGAACCTCAAATTACCTTTAATGCTTATTGGGGAGTAAGCAATGAGAGTAACTTGAAGCATGAACTGTTGAATGCAGACCAGTTTTTGGAGCTTTGGACAGAGTCTTATGAGAACTCCAATATCCCCTTGGATTGGGAGCAAAGTGATTTGGCCTATTATGAAGGTGTTGATACCAATTGGAAAGACCTGATGCTACAACAAGGCGGTATACAATCATATGATGTATCGGTAGCAGGAGGTTCTGAGCGTTCCAATTATTTTGTGTCTGCCAATTTAGTAGATCAGGATGGGATGGTAATTGGTACCGGACAAAAGAAATATACTTTCAGAATCAATACCGATCACAAGATCCGAGATTGGTTCAAATTCGGTAATTCCCTGAACATTAGCTCTAATAAAGTGCTGGGAGACCAAACCTACTATAGAAAAGCACTAACCAAGGTGCCACTTACAAGAAATAAGGAGGAAGATGGAGACTGGGGGATCATTCACAATCCCGGCTTGGAGCACTTCTTTGCCAATCCAATATGGGAGGCACAAAATAGCAGCCAGGAAGCCATTTGGAAGGGATTACAGGGAAACCTTTATATCACCGTTTCTCCGGTGAAAAACCTGGAATTTACGGTGAGGGGAAGTCTTAACTATTCGGGGAAAAAACAATCTGATTTTGTTCCAGGTGTACCTCCAGAGTATGGATGGGGAGGTACTAATGTCAATACCGTTTATAAGGAATCCTATGAAAATGTTTATTGGAGCAATGACTACTTGTTAAAGTACAAACTTGATGTCAAGGACCATGCTTTTAACTTTTTGTTGGGCTATTCCAGAGAAGAAAATTCTGCAGAAACCCTTTCAGCTCAACGTACTGGTACGATTAATAATGACATCCGGTATTTGGATGCAGGAGATCCTACCAGCCAGATCAATAGTAACTTTTTCAGGGACTGGGCTTTGGTATCCATGTTTGGAAGGCTGAATTATTCCTTCAAGGACAAATACCTTTTTACCGGTACTATCCGTAGAGATGGTACTTCCAGACTTACGGAGGATAATAGATGGGGAGTTTTTCCTTCAGGATCCATTGCTTGGAAGATTTCTGAAGAGGCTTTTTTGGAAAACAGTGCTGTATTGGAAGAATTGAAGTTGCGGGCCAGTTATGGTTCTTTGGGGAATGTCAATTCCATCGGGATTTACGGGACCAGTGCAACCCTTACCAGCGAACGTGCCGTATCCAATAATCAACCTGCTTTGGGTTATACGATGACCTCAGCGGTCAACAGGGACGTGACTTGGGAGTCAGCCAATAAGGCTAACCTCGGTATTGATGCCAGTGTAATCAATGGACGTTTTTATGGTTCTATTGATTACTTTATTGAAAACACCTTTGATATGCTTTTTGCAGAGCCCATTCCTCGCTCATCTGGATTGTCCGGCTTTCCGGTGATCAATGGGGGCAATGTAAGAAACAAAGGTTTTGAGGTGGTTTTGGGAGCAAGAGGAGGCAATTCAGATTGGTTTTATGATGTCAGCTTTAACCTGTCCAAAATTAAAAATGAGGTGACTGATTTGGCAGGCAGGGAAGAAATCAATTTGGGCAGTAGTAGGATCAGTTATAAACATAAGGTAGGAGCACCGGCCCATTCATTTTTTGGCTATAAGTCAGATGGACTTATCCGTGAGGAAAGCGAATTGGACAAATATGCAGGAGGGAGCTTCCCCACCAAAAAAGTAGGAGACATCGCCCTGATGGATATCAATGGGTATGATGCAGAGGGAAATTTGACGGGCGAACCTGATGGTGTGGTGAATGAAGCCGACAGAACCATCATCGGAAGCAGGTACCCTGAATTTTTTTACGGAGGGGTGATTTCCGGAGGTTATAAGAACCTTAGTTTATCCATTCAGTTACAAGGCTCGCATGGTTCTGATGAATATTTTGGACCGGGCCAGTCCACTGACTTGTTTCAGTTGATGACCAGTTTTGCCCAAAATGAAGATGTTAGACTTTATGACCGTTATCACCCTACTAAAAACCCTGATGGAACCTTTCCGCTTTTGAACAAAAATGGTTCCGGTGGAAATGAACAGTTTTCGGATTTTTGGCTGGAAAATGCCTCTTATCTGCGAATTCAGAACATTACCTTGAGCTATGATTTGCCTGCAGCGCTGATCTCAAAAGCTCAAATTGACAATTTGGGTGTTTACTTCAGTGTGCAAAATGCCCATACTTTTACCAAAAACCATAATCCAGAAGTAGGCAATGCCACTGCCACCGGATCTGGTTTGAATGCCTTCGTTACTGGGGTACCTATCCCCAGAACGCTTACACTAGGTATAAAAGCAGCATTTTAA
- a CDS encoding FecR family protein codes for MIDYLLIWKKIHGQLSNVEEKELQEWIASDSKHADYYARTLAYYKSGRDPRLLLKDDALVNLKSGITFKKERDFKIWRYAAVILLLIFSGTILWLSIDNFSSSQLPDEELLTELSKNTGSVQLFTSGGEQINFDKDSAFSIDDEEAAVSALGNKIEYESKGNTKGKSAMNILVIPRGESFNLELADGTKVWLNSESVIKYPSKFADQIREVEFSGEAYFEVAKDANRPFILHSQSQELRVLGTSFNVTSYKDEDRILTTLIEGSVAIQPASGEQLILQPNEQSSLTKATGMIEKRTVEVENFIAWKDGIMHFDNMELHELLGRLSRWYDIKVECENQAIRTKKFTGEIARYDDVSEFLKMLEASGIVEFKLDKNVVTVK; via the coding sequence ATGATCGATTACCTTCTCATTTGGAAAAAAATACATGGGCAACTGTCTAATGTTGAAGAAAAAGAACTTCAGGAATGGATAGCATCAGACAGCAAGCATGCGGATTATTATGCCAGAACCTTGGCATATTATAAATCGGGAAGAGATCCCAGGCTGCTACTTAAAGATGATGCATTAGTAAATTTAAAAAGCGGAATAACTTTTAAGAAAGAGAGAGATTTCAAAATTTGGAGATATGCAGCCGTAATCCTACTACTCATTTTTTCCGGGACCATTTTATGGTTAAGTATTGATAATTTCAGTTCTTCCCAACTGCCTGATGAAGAGCTTTTGACAGAACTGTCCAAGAATACAGGAAGTGTGCAGCTTTTTACATCGGGAGGAGAACAAATCAACTTTGACAAGGACAGTGCCTTTTCCATCGATGATGAGGAAGCAGCAGTTTCTGCACTGGGAAATAAGATTGAATATGAAAGCAAAGGCAATACAAAGGGCAAGTCAGCCATGAACATTCTGGTCATTCCAAGAGGAGAATCTTTCAATTTGGAATTGGCAGATGGAACTAAGGTATGGCTAAATTCAGAGTCTGTAATTAAGTATCCTTCAAAATTTGCAGACCAAATCAGGGAAGTTGAATTTTCCGGTGAGGCTTATTTTGAAGTGGCAAAGGATGCAAACCGCCCCTTTATTCTCCATTCCCAATCTCAGGAATTACGCGTTTTAGGTACATCCTTTAATGTCACTTCTTATAAGGACGAGGACAGGATTTTAACCACCTTGATAGAAGGTAGTGTGGCCATACAGCCAGCTTCAGGCGAGCAACTGATACTTCAACCCAACGAACAAAGTAGCTTGACCAAAGCTACGGGCATGATCGAAAAAAGAACGGTGGAGGTCGAAAACTTTATCGCCTGGAAGGACGGCATTATGCATTTTGATAATATGGAACTGCACGAACTGCTCGGTAGGCTATCGAGATGGTATGACATAAAAGTGGAATGTGAAAATCAGGCTATTAGGACAAAAAAGTTTACAGGGGAAATCGCCAGATATGATGACGTTTCAGAGTTTTTGAAAATGTTGGAAGCTTCAGGAATTGTAGAATTTAAATTAGATAAAAATGTAGTAACCGTGAAATAA
- a CDS encoding RagB/SusD family nutrient uptake outer membrane protein — protein MNSIKNIKYIASFFSLIMLMSSCNEEEFLNRYPLDRPNSANFFVGPESARAAVNACYEPWHRGNANMLYRDMTIHLDALTDDGYWRPVRAASIALEEWNITPTHENVKSWWRYPYVCINAANFALANIPQSTDESFTPEQQAPYLGEAAFYRAYSYQFLTMLYGDVPLYLDLAGSFDDFHLPRSPKDEVLAQVIADFTFAKENLKNQPIFPGAPSKPIAAAMLAKTYLILGDWINAEAAAREAIEIAEAAGKHLMDDFEAIWALENEGDSNPELLWYWGFVENDEFHGGNHAVQRLTRDLPAELKTAIDGDGWGYALPQRDLYDAFEAGDPRREYTIFAPGDDYKIYPGEDFSYRHQKLDENGDTLRWDVVYSAGDMVEYDYRWSPSGMNVRKMIRTVINLANVRWSGQDVPVMRMSELYLILAEALAEQGDAEAYTWVNKVRARPSVNMPPVNSGDLVEVVRHERRVELAFEGLRLFDLIRWGEIDDVFGDGTKVKRHFYSDFLPDNSLLKYDHPIGKLNLDPLFPIPQEEIDNNININSNNPGW, from the coding sequence ATGAATTCAATAAAAAACATAAAATATATAGCGAGTTTCTTTTCTTTGATCATGCTAATGTCCAGCTGCAATGAAGAGGAATTTCTGAACAGATATCCTTTGGATAGACCTAATTCGGCCAATTTTTTTGTAGGACCGGAATCTGCTAGAGCGGCGGTCAATGCCTGTTATGAACCTTGGCACAGAGGTAATGCCAATATGCTTTATAGGGATATGACGATCCATCTGGATGCCCTTACGGATGATGGTTACTGGCGTCCAGTGAGAGCGGCTTCCATAGCCCTTGAGGAGTGGAACATTACACCTACCCATGAAAATGTCAAAAGCTGGTGGAGATACCCTTATGTGTGTATCAATGCGGCTAACTTTGCCCTAGCCAATATTCCACAATCTACAGACGAAAGTTTTACGCCTGAGCAGCAGGCACCTTATCTGGGAGAGGCGGCTTTTTATAGGGCCTATTCTTATCAGTTTTTAACCATGTTATATGGGGATGTGCCTTTGTATTTGGATTTGGCGGGTAGTTTTGATGATTTCCATTTGCCCAGATCACCCAAGGATGAGGTGCTGGCGCAAGTAATTGCAGATTTTACTTTTGCCAAAGAAAACCTGAAGAACCAACCGATTTTCCCAGGAGCTCCTTCAAAGCCCATTGCAGCCGCCATGCTGGCCAAAACCTATTTGATTTTAGGAGATTGGATCAATGCAGAAGCTGCCGCCAGGGAAGCCATAGAAATTGCAGAAGCAGCTGGTAAGCATTTGATGGATGACTTCGAGGCTATCTGGGCCCTTGAAAATGAAGGGGACAGCAATCCTGAGTTATTGTGGTATTGGGGATTTGTGGAAAACGATGAATTCCACGGTGGAAACCATGCGGTTCAAAGATTGACCAGGGACCTGCCTGCAGAACTTAAGACGGCCATTGACGGGGATGGTTGGGGCTATGCTTTGCCTCAGCGGGATCTTTATGACGCCTTTGAAGCAGGCGATCCCAGAAGGGAATATACCATTTTTGCTCCTGGTGATGATTATAAGATATATCCAGGTGAAGACTTTTCCTATAGACACCAAAAATTGGATGAGAATGGGGATACGCTTAGATGGGATGTGGTGTATTCAGCAGGAGATATGGTGGAGTATGATTACCGTTGGTCTCCATCGGGCATGAATGTTAGAAAGATGATCAGGACAGTCATTAATTTGGCAAATGTCCGCTGGTCCGGTCAGGATGTTCCTGTGATGAGAATGTCTGAACTTTACCTGATTTTGGCAGAAGCCCTCGCAGAACAGGGTGATGCAGAAGCCTATACTTGGGTAAACAAGGTAAGGGCTAGACCCTCGGTAAACATGCCTCCGGTAAACAGTGGTGATCTGGTAGAAGTGGTTCGCCATGAGAGAAGGGTAGAACTGGCTTTTGAAGGATTGCGCCTTTTTGATCTGATCAGATGGGGTGAAATTGATGATGTTTTTGGTGATGGTACCAAGGTGAAGCGGCATTTTTATTCAGACTTTTTACCTGATAATTCGCTGCTTAAATACGATCATCCTATTGGAAAACTTAATTTGGATCCTTTGTTCCCTATACCACAGGAAGAAATTGATAATAATATCAATATCAATTCGAACAACCCCGGATGGTAA
- a CDS encoding RNA polymerase sigma factor, which produces MGQIENLTISNLKKKTEEGFDYLYHRYYKNLVNYAFTFLLDSSEAEDLVQNLFIHFWENLESFQLKGTLDGFFYTSVKNRCLNKLKSIDVYDKHKILYIEAMLVHLSREEEIDKNVLEEELLMAISNLPVQAREIIVLKYFKGQKIAEIAETLNLSENTVKTQLKRGKSKLRNEMNPKLFSIFFL; this is translated from the coding sequence TTGGGACAAATCGAAAATCTTACCATATCGAATTTAAAGAAGAAAACAGAGGAGGGCTTTGATTATTTATACCATAGGTATTACAAAAACCTGGTAAATTATGCATTTACTTTTTTGTTGGATTCCAGCGAGGCAGAAGATCTTGTTCAGAACCTCTTTATCCATTTTTGGGAGAATTTGGAAAGTTTTCAACTGAAAGGCACCTTAGATGGATTTTTTTATACTTCGGTAAAGAACAGGTGCCTGAACAAGTTAAAAAGTATTGATGTCTATGATAAGCACAAAATCCTATATATAGAGGCCATGTTGGTGCATCTATCAAGGGAAGAAGAAATCGATAAAAATGTACTTGAAGAAGAATTATTAATGGCCATAAGTAATCTACCAGTACAGGCAAGGGAAATTATTGTATTGAAATACTTCAAAGGCCAAAAAATAGCAGAAATAGCAGAAACACTTAACCTTTCTGAAAATACCGTTAAAACACAATTGAAGCGGGGTAAATCCAAGTTGAGGAATGAAATGAACCCCAAATTGTTTTCTATATTTTTCCTCTGA
- a CDS encoding RNA-binding domain-containing protein — protein MLLIDQIQKGESKTLELKESLPKNESIAKTIVAFSNTSGGKLIIGVNDQLSIVGIDDSMLFEIQDKIASIISDSCFPGIIPDIYSVNIENKLVLVIEVVRGNQKPYFLKSRGREVGSYVRIGATNRLADSSTIAELERQKHHISYDEEVYYDLELNKLDLSPLIDIFKQVGNPLNNEKLENLKLIKTSNDKIYPSNALMVILGKLPHCTIKCARFKGTTMETFIDKKEYSGDIFTALENTQNFVLNHINLQAEIKGLYRDEKYEIPVVALREALVKAIIHRDYVNQGRDIKVGIYDDIVNIVSPGSLPNNITMDDIFNGRSEVRNRVLANVFKELGLIEQWGSGINRIISACKGYGLQTPIIQEKNDYFDNEFIRPQETSSLKESIEQDQSIRQDHERLRTITND, from the coding sequence ATGCTCTTAATCGATCAAATTCAAAAAGGAGAAAGTAAAACGCTCGAATTAAAAGAAAGCCTTCCAAAAAATGAAAGTATCGCTAAAACAATAGTAGCTTTCTCAAACACAAGTGGCGGCAAACTGATCATTGGAGTGAATGATCAATTAAGCATTGTTGGCATTGATGATTCAATGTTATTTGAAATACAGGATAAGATTGCATCAATTATTTCTGACAGTTGTTTCCCTGGGATTATTCCTGATATCTACAGTGTAAATATAGAAAACAAACTGGTCTTAGTTATTGAAGTAGTTCGTGGCAATCAAAAACCTTATTTTTTAAAAAGCAGAGGAAGGGAAGTTGGTTCCTATGTCAGAATTGGTGCCACCAACCGTCTCGCAGATTCCTCTACAATTGCCGAGCTTGAACGTCAAAAACATCATATAAGCTATGATGAGGAAGTATATTACGATCTTGAACTCAATAAACTTGACTTGTCCCCTCTAATTGATATATTCAAACAAGTTGGTAACCCCTTAAATAATGAGAAACTAGAAAACCTAAAGCTGATAAAAACCTCCAATGATAAAATATATCCCTCAAATGCCTTAATGGTTATTCTAGGGAAACTTCCACATTGTACCATAAAGTGTGCCCGCTTTAAAGGAACTACCATGGAGACTTTTATTGATAAAAAGGAATATAGTGGGGATATTTTTACAGCTCTTGAAAACACCCAAAATTTTGTTTTGAACCATATCAACCTCCAAGCTGAAATAAAAGGGCTTTACAGAGATGAAAAATATGAAATTCCCGTGGTCGCTTTAAGGGAAGCTTTGGTCAAGGCGATTATTCATCGGGACTATGTCAACCAAGGCAGGGATATCAAAGTGGGTATTTATGATGACATTGTAAATATTGTATCGCCTGGTAGCTTGCCCAATAACATTACCATGGATGATATTTTTAATGGTCGTAGTGAAGTTCGCAACAGAGTACTGGCAAATGTATTCAAAGAGCTAGGTTTGATCGAGCAATGGGGAAGTGGCATTAACAGGATCATCAGCGCTTGTAAAGGTTATGGACTTCAAACACCAATTATCCAAGAGAAGAATGACTATTTTGACAATGAATTTATTCGGCCACAGGAAACTTCATCCTTAAAGGAAAGTATTGAGCAAGACCAATCAATAAGACAGGATCACGAACGGTTACGAACGATTACGAACGATTAG
- a CDS encoding TOTE conflict system archaeo-eukaryotic primase domain-containing protein gives MGNFVITYSESDKLEIFNGLFKGRSDVFAVRWEKGAKAGYMPAYHYDPYMYRRHKRNGGTFKTYKDKSYIPLKGIEVLKHLNGEHHIGIYPLLQDNTSWFIAADFDGKNWEGECKKVMGLCKSKNIPSYLERSRSGNGGHIWIFFASPYPARKSRKLLVHLLKESQSISEFDKFSSFDRLFPNQDYLSGKGLGNLIALPLNQAVLEKGNGGFLNDNMEPYQDQWTFLKSVKKISVDRLDALYDQLILVAHGSSPSDFNTSKKLLIKLSNNIRLNKSAITIELTDFLKEELNFSNSAYFVKKKVGRSTHGTPSHFRLIDETENEVVIPRGIMGRLARFCTAHNIPFEFKDERKLQQTISFNTTFRLREHQEKTVCAAEKKQFGIIVAPPGTGKTIIGLQIIANKKQPTLIIVHRKQLMAQWLERIQSFMGLRKAEIGRIGQGRAKIGKKVTVAMFQSLAKFLDKPESSEYYDAFGTVIIDECHHISAESFRNSLSKLSTFYLYGLTATPFRKGNDGRLIFIYLGDVIASIDPKETKNYRPATVKVRKTALQVPFNPKTDSFETLSKILVNDSARNQLIIKDVIKEVNEGGSVVIITERREHIATLNHYLKGVFEVITLSGEDNERSRKGKWGQISRGDFQVLITTGQLMGEGVDLNNISRLFLVYPFSFKGKLIQYIGRVQRSELAPVIYDYRDYLVDYLDRLFLKRNTYYRKLKKEADLFMDLSESGEMSAVTIDKTVKIALDKLDFRYGSIAFNYPVQELNTEIEFELENEYVRPEIEVLKPYFSKSLKMKYANVEIFAEFENGMLVTQRAESEDLGKINQDTIESVRFQFAIDEIKNDPNHQNDNRATSDLEGLRKSNQFPGSHFTEEQLINNLIGDEKYRHFRQLRYLASKHEGSLLKIRFILKPFSFVFLLKGKKFHHIILETLDTEEATYIWHTEIMVNGGGISQSLLGKRLNEVESDLQNIKDKGRQAFIESSPESFSRLNHDYSDPRKGYILWKGQLEERLV, from the coding sequence ATGGGGAATTTTGTAATCACTTATTCAGAATCGGATAAACTGGAAATATTCAATGGGCTCTTTAAGGGTAGGTCAGATGTTTTCGCTGTTCGCTGGGAGAAGGGAGCCAAAGCCGGATATATGCCCGCATACCATTATGATCCCTATATGTATCGACGCCATAAACGTAATGGTGGTACATTCAAAACCTACAAGGACAAAAGCTATATCCCGTTAAAAGGCATTGAAGTTCTGAAGCATCTTAATGGAGAACACCATATCGGTATTTACCCTCTTTTACAGGACAATACTTCCTGGTTTATTGCTGCCGATTTTGATGGAAAAAATTGGGAAGGGGAGTGCAAAAAAGTAATGGGGCTGTGTAAATCCAAAAACATTCCTTCATATCTTGAAAGATCAAGATCCGGAAATGGAGGGCATATTTGGATATTTTTCGCGAGCCCTTATCCTGCAAGAAAAAGTAGAAAGCTGCTTGTCCATCTATTAAAGGAATCCCAATCGATTTCTGAATTTGATAAATTTTCCAGTTTTGACCGGCTGTTTCCAAATCAGGATTATCTATCCGGGAAAGGGCTTGGTAATTTAATTGCGCTTCCGCTAAACCAAGCTGTTTTGGAAAAAGGAAATGGTGGTTTCCTGAATGATAATATGGAACCATATCAGGACCAGTGGACTTTCCTGAAATCCGTCAAAAAGATTTCAGTGGACCGATTAGATGCCTTATATGACCAATTAATATTGGTCGCCCATGGATCAAGCCCATCAGATTTCAATACTTCAAAGAAGTTATTGATCAAACTGAGTAACAATATTCGACTCAATAAGTCTGCAATTACAATAGAGTTAACTGATTTTTTAAAGGAAGAACTGAATTTTTCCAATTCAGCCTATTTCGTAAAGAAGAAGGTTGGACGAAGCACCCATGGTACACCATCTCATTTTCGGTTGATTGATGAAACTGAAAATGAGGTTGTCATTCCTAGGGGTATTATGGGTAGGTTGGCGAGGTTTTGTACAGCCCACAACATTCCGTTTGAATTTAAAGATGAAAGAAAACTGCAACAGACAATCTCCTTTAACACCACTTTTAGACTAAGGGAACATCAGGAGAAAACAGTCTGTGCAGCGGAAAAGAAGCAGTTTGGGATAATTGTAGCCCCTCCGGGCACAGGAAAGACAATAATAGGGTTACAGATAATAGCCAATAAGAAACAACCAACACTTATTATCGTCCATCGGAAACAACTTATGGCACAATGGCTGGAAAGGATCCAGTCTTTTATGGGATTGAGGAAGGCTGAGATAGGAAGAATTGGACAAGGGCGTGCTAAAATCGGTAAAAAAGTAACCGTCGCAATGTTCCAAAGTCTGGCCAAGTTTTTGGACAAACCTGAATCAAGTGAATATTATGACGCATTCGGTACGGTCATAATTGATGAATGCCACCACATATCAGCAGAGAGTTTTCGGAACAGCTTGTCCAAGCTCTCTACTTTCTACCTGTATGGGCTGACGGCGACACCATTTAGAAAGGGAAATGACGGGAGGCTCATTTTTATTTATCTGGGTGATGTAATTGCCAGTATTGATCCCAAGGAAACCAAAAACTACCGGCCTGCAACGGTGAAAGTGAGGAAGACCGCCTTGCAAGTACCGTTCAATCCAAAAACTGATAGTTTTGAGACACTTTCAAAGATATTGGTGAACGATTCAGCCAGAAATCAGCTCATCATCAAAGATGTTATAAAAGAGGTGAATGAAGGGGGAAGTGTAGTGATTATTACAGAAAGAAGAGAGCATATCGCTACGTTAAACCACTATTTGAAAGGGGTTTTTGAAGTAATCACTTTGAGTGGGGAAGATAATGAACGTAGCCGCAAGGGGAAATGGGGCCAGATATCCAGAGGAGATTTCCAGGTCTTGATTACTACCGGACAGTTGATGGGGGAAGGTGTGGATTTGAATAACATATCAAGGCTGTTTTTGGTCTATCCTTTTTCTTTCAAGGGCAAACTTATCCAATATATAGGGAGGGTTCAGCGCTCCGAACTGGCTCCTGTGATATATGATTATCGGGATTATTTGGTTGATTATCTTGATCGTTTGTTTTTGAAGAGGAATACCTATTATAGAAAACTTAAGAAAGAAGCCGACTTGTTTATGGATCTAAGCGAATCTGGAGAAATGAGTGCTGTCACCATCGACAAGACAGTTAAAATTGCATTGGACAAACTGGATTTCAGGTATGGTAGCATTGCCTTTAATTATCCCGTGCAAGAACTCAATACAGAAATTGAATTTGAACTTGAAAATGAATACGTCCGTCCTGAGATTGAAGTATTAAAACCCTACTTCTCGAAGTCACTAAAAATGAAATATGCCAATGTGGAGATTTTTGCTGAATTTGAAAATGGAATGTTAGTGACCCAAAGAGCTGAATCCGAAGACTTGGGAAAAATTAATCAAGATACCATTGAGAGTGTCAGGTTTCAGTTTGCCATCGATGAAATTAAAAATGATCCAAATCATCAAAATGACAATAGGGCCACTTCTGATCTTGAAGGTTTAAGAAAATCCAATCAATTTCCCGGCTCTCATTTTACCGAAGAGCAACTGATCAATAACCTAATTGGAGATGAAAAGTACAGGCATTTCAGACAATTGAGGTACTTGGCATCAAAACACGAAGGTTCATTGTTAAAAATAAGGTTTATATTAAAACCTTTTTCATTCGTATTTCTATTAAAAGGTAAGAAATTTCACCATATCATTTTAGAAACCTTGGATACGGAAGAGGCTACCTATATTTGGCACACGGAAATCATGGTTAATGGAGGAGGAATTTCCCAATCCCTGCTTGGAAAAAGACTGAATGAGGTAGAATCGGACCTTCAGAATATAAAAGATAAGGGAAGACAAGCCTTTATAGAAAGCTCTCCGGAAAGTTTCAGTAGGTTAAACCATGATTATTCGGATCCAAGAAAGGGATATATCCTTTGGAAGGGGCAATTGGAAGAACGGTTGGTTTAG